TCAAatgtgtaaaagaaaaaagaacagtaTGACACGTCATGAGTCGTTACTGAACACCACCCAATATATTCTTGATTCTGAGACGGCTGACTATTCGACACAGTCCTTTATTGATGTTTCACCAACAACGTTTCCAAAAGTGTCATTAGAAAACACACTGGATCAAAAACAGCATATCGTTGAGGCCTTCAGTCAAACAGTCGCaacaaaaaaaggaaatatggGCCTTGCCCTCAAACCGTATCAACATGATTATATGCTTCAATTTGGTCAGCCTGACTGGTCTGTTCGAGTTCATCATGCAGGAGAAGACAAAATCACCGAGTTTTCAAGTGGTTTTCGTCCTTTTCAAATGGAAGCTATGACAAGCGGTTACACTGATCAAGTGAGCGTCGGCGTAGGGTACGAAAAATATGGTGTTTTTGTGGATCGCAGTATTCAAGGAAAATCAGTCACTGTGGCTGTTTTGTCTCCTAAACTCGAAACGACGACCATGGCTGACTTTCAAGATCATCAATACGGTCAACGTTTTCGAAtcaagaatttcgaaatcaatTTACGTCACGATTTTGATGAAGCCGAACATCCTGATCCACAAGAATACTCCACTGAATTTCTAGTTGGATACAAGGATAAAGGTGTTATGTTAGTCAGTGATATTCATGATAAAGTGTATGGATTCGGTGTTCACGTACGTGGACATCAAATATCCTTATTACATGATTTCGATGATTTCATAACTCAAGTAGAGgccaaaacaaaaaaaggatTTCAACTCACTCTGGGGTATGATTTACCAGATAAGAAAAGTCAAGCTATTTCCGCACAAGTGGGTATAGGACGACCCAAATCAGCCTTCGTTCAAATCGGTAAGAATCTTTTAGTCCTTACCATTCTTTAGTTTAACAGTGTTAACGGTTGACACTggggatttaaaaaatttaacttttcacatattgtttctttttgcaatGCTTCTTGTCAGGCGCTCAAGTCAACTCGGACGGTTTACCAGGTGTCACCATCAAATTTGGAAAGAAACAATCGCACGTATCGATTGGAGTAAGAAACACTAACAATATATCAACGATCAATTATGCTGTTAATTCCCCTACATCTTCCTTATCCAATGCGTTCTCAGTGGATTTGAATCATTTGAAACTTCCTGAACTTTTAGGCCACACACCAGAGTATCTTAATTCACTCGTTGAATCCGTCATGTTTCCTTTCAAAACCTCAAGCAACAAGAAGAATACTACGCGTTTTCGACCGATGCGCTGATCGAACTTCAAACGTATGGCGTCCACGACGTGTCTGAACATGAGTTAACCAATCTGTTGCTGAGTGTTAACAAAATCGATCCACGTCATCAATGAAGTAGgaaaacatttaaatgaaaagattgAAATCGTCTTTCGGCTTGTTTCATGACAAGTCACTTGAAATCAACACCACTACAGTGCTTATTGACAAACTCACACGGCACCGTTTTAACAACGAAATTCCCAATGTTTCTATCGACGCGGAACTGTAACACCCCAAGTGTATGTTCTTCGTTTCTTAGCAGCATGAAACTATGACAATAACTTTAAATCATTTACAAAAACTTTACGGATAATTTCCATTCACTAACATACCGTCACAGATTGTTCTAGAAACCAGTCTCGTTTCCTGATATCCACTCCAGAACAAGACGGGTTTCCACTGGacgattttttcttctttttggcgttttcgaaaaaaaaccATCTCTTCCTATAACGAGTAAACAGGAGTATGTGATCAAAAAGCATACTTGTACAACATgttttttataaagttttttttttaaaacgcaaaaatgGCTACGAAAAATGAATGGTGGGTTACTCCACAATGTCCCTCTCAATAAAACACTTTTGTGTTCATTGTTTGAAATTCATTCCGAAAAAAGGAATGAGTTTGATTTCTTATCAACAAGATTAACAGCAATTCATCTtgtcactaaaaaaaaatttgtataagaaaACCCGTATGTAACTAAAGGCACTATTGAAAAGCAATGCGTTCCTGTTTTAAATAAGTTCACcgcaaataaaaatcacacAAACTATTCTAGTTTTCTGTTTAAATGATGCCAACAGAGTCAccattttagaaaaatgtttcaatcagccattttatttaaacttgaAATACACTGCGGTAATAACGCAAAGCCTAAAGCGACACCTAAAAAAACGAGAGAGCactattttattcaaagtgACAGAGTGAAGTATTGTACTGTAAACCCCATCAAAAATAACAATGCCGTTTTCATTGGAACGCTGCAATACCTGAAAGCAAGgcactttgtttttttttgaaaaaaacaaaacaaagctGGCAGTAAAGTTCAccttcaataaattatttaaaggaaCCAAAATAACTTCAATGTCTTCCTCTTCGTCAAGGTTTTGTTGCGGGCACTGATTTGCTGGCAAGTCCATATCCACCTAGATGAGACCAAAACCACATAAAAAAGCCTTTATGAAACTTATACCACACTAACTGtaacaacgacgacgacgcagCATTCAGAGCCCATTCCGGGAGATAAACTAAGGGAAGGAGATACGTGAAGGATGGAATGGTGAGTATAGCCTTGATGCAATACAGTCCACATTATATGAACAAAGGGATATGCGTCACCTGTTTCTTCTTTAAGCTCCCGAATAGCCGTTTGAAGAGGTGATTCGTTCTCATCCAACAATCCTGCTGGAAACTCTAATGTGTATGCATTTAAAGCAGGACTAGAGAAAGCGTGATGTCATCAAAAATACAGTCAAGTGGCCATAAGGCTTACCGAAATTGTTTCACAAGAACGACCTGTAGATGATCTGCTGTTAATACGTTCATTTCATTACGATAACGtgaggagaaagaaagaggaacTATGATAGCAGCCGAGGGTGCTGAAGGACAGCTGAGCTGTGAACCAatcgtttcttttgtaatcGCCTTGGTTTTCCCTTCTTGTAAGCGTTTTCTTGTCGATGGCGATGTCCTTATACATCTCTCCCACGTCCTTTCGTTTCCTCGATGATCAACATAATGAACCTAAATGTGTACAAAAGGTGCATTTCAAaccaatacattttttatttggacTCTGGGGATTTGAAATCAACACAAAAATTTTccagaaattgttttttcctTTGTAAGAAAACAACGCATTAAAGAATGTCATTCAACACACAACACATCTTTCAAATGACACTGCCTAGTTAActaaaaaaacaatgttaatttccattttaatgGTTTACTCGTTCACAAGAAAGCCATTCACTTTCTAATAGAGTTTCCACTttatgaattcgtgatgtcgTTTCCTTtggtaaagaaaaagaactcATACTCGACTAGGGAGTAAtgtttttttggaaacatGTATGTCAAGTGCGACATAAGATCGATGCACCTCATAAATATGCTGTGCATGCAGTGTATTTCTACATTAAGGCGAACAAAAAAAGtcctttttccaaaaaaaaagttctgtTTTATAAATTCCCGGAATAAATGACACATGTGAAAACAAGTCCTGAGACATACATTGGTTTCCATACGTCATAAGTGATACATGGTAAAAATTTCTTGTTACATTAAGTTAAAAAATGCACCCCAAACGATTTTTTTACCTTTCTTTACGAAATCAGCCTACTATCCAATCCATTGGTTCTTAGGACCTATTGTTGACGATCGCTTACAACTTGCTTTTTTATTCGGGTATCATTCAAGATGGTTCTTGAATTCTCGTTGCATAACATTCCCAATAAAATACTCTACTTTTTTACTCAAACTATAAAAAAGTGtcttgacttttttttttgtgatcatttttctttacttcaaAAAAACAACGTCAGCGGTACTTTAAATGTCCAAATTTGCGTTGTACATTGATTCATAGGCTTCGCCAATGCTGAGCGGTCGTATAAAGTATATAACTGTTTTACGCCATGGAGAAAGTCACTATAATGAATTTCGAAAGaacgtttttttaaaatgccaTTGGCGTCACCTTCTTTGTTATGATCCAGGTAGGTGCTTTTATCGCGTCGCATTTGTCttattccatttcatttttatctaggGCTTCGCGATACTGTACTAACAAGCCAAGGCGTTTCTCAAGCTTACGAACTTAGTAAAGTACGTTAAACTTActaggaaattttttttcaaaaatacagaTTGTAACTTTTCAACATATACGTTCATATAGTAGAAATTTGATAGAAACACCTTTGATCTTATTTTGGTATCTCCTCTTACCCGATCCATTTCGACGGCTCTTATTGTTagtgaaaaacatattttttttttctttattcaagaaaaaattcaaatattaggTGACTTACCCTGAAATGGTCTCCGATTCATTAAGACTTAATAAAGAGAACAATGCGATGGTGTCTAGAAAGAAACTACTTGTTACACCTCTTTTAACCGAATGGTTGGATACAACAAGTGACTCTGGTGTTTCTTTACAAGACTTACAAAACACTTTTCAAAACTATGAAAGCGTGTTAGATTGGAATACATGGCTACAGTCAAGCTCTTGGGACCAAAATATTTGGTGGTAAGACTTTTCTCCAACTGCTATTGAATTGAAAACTATTCTTTTCAAATCTAATCCTTACAATTCCTttttgataaagaaaaagcACATCCATTAACAAACAgaacacttttttaatatctacaaGGTATAATAATACTAACCAACTTCCTTGGCCCCAACGTCTTTATCGTCGCATTCACCCTGAACCAAAACAAAATGTTCTTAAGTAAA
The Hylaeus volcanicus isolate JK05 unplaced genomic scaffold, UHH_iyHylVolc1.0_haploid 12221, whole genome shotgun sequence DNA segment above includes these coding regions:
- the LOC128883209 gene encoding uncharacterized protein LOC128883209 — translated: MKHMFISRNGSFYVLLVFFFYHTVFNRTKNTIRLNVLVFSAVQSVKTVRKAKHATSQERHGTPRSTPLNGKRIAAFESLPEWVSDSRFAKHTTAERKKIILQKIKQEEDRVKLNEAWCEFLIQGVQKNEKEDVHFIINPFQMCKRKKNSMTRHESLLNTTQYILDSETADYSTQSFIDVSPTTFPKVSLENTLDQKQHIVEAFSQTVATKKGNMGLALKPYQHDYMLQFGQPDWSVRVHHAGEDKITEFSSGFRPFQMEAMTSGYTDQVSVGVGYEKYGVFVDRSIQGKSVTVAVLSPKLETTTMADFQDHQYGQRFRIKNFEINLRHDFDEAEHPDPQEYSTEFLVGYKDKGVMLVSDIHDKVYGFGVHVRGHQISLLHDFDDFITQVEAKTKKGFQLTLGYDLPDKKSQAISAQVGIGRPKSAFVQIGAQVNSDGLPGVTIKFGKKQSHVSIGVRNTNNISTINYAVNSPTSSLSNAFSVDLNHLKLPELLGHTPEYLNSLVESVMFPFKTSSNKKNTTRFRPMR
- the LOC128883212 gene encoding ADP-sugar pyrophosphatase-like isoform X1 — its product is MSSFSLPKETTSRIHKVETLLESEWLSCERVHYVDHRGNERTWERCIRTSPSTRKRLQEGKTKAITKETIGSQLSCPSAPSAAIIVPLSFSSRYRNEMNVLTADHLQVVLVKQFRPALNAYTLEFPAGLLDENESPLQTAIRELKEETGYTHHSILHVSPSLSLSPGMGSECCVVVVVTVDMDLPANQCPQQNLDEEEDIEVILVPLNNLLKVLQRSNENGIVIFDGVYSVALGFALLPQCISSLNKMAD
- the LOC128883212 gene encoding ADP-sugar pyrophosphatase-like isoform X3, which encodes MSSFSLPKETTSRIHKVETLLESEWLSCERVHYVDHRGNERTWERCIRTSPSTRKRLQEGKTKAITKETIGSQLSCPSAPSAAIIVPLSFSSRYRNEMNVLTADHLQVVLVKQFRPALNAYTLEFPAGLLDENESPLQTAIRELKEETGYTHHSILHVSPSLSLSPGMGSECCVVVVVTVDMDLPANQCPQQNLDEEEDIEVILVPLNNLLKCLAFRCRFRLCVITAVYFKFK
- the LOC128883212 gene encoding ADP-sugar pyrophosphatase-like isoform X4, coding for MSSFSLPKETTSRIHKVETLLESEWLSCERVHYVDHRGNERTWERCIRTSPSTRKRLQEGKTKAITKETIGSQLSCPSAPSAAIIVPLSFSSRYRNEMNVLTADHLQVVLVKQFRPALNAYTLEFPAGLLDENESPLQTAIRELKEETGYTHHSILHVSPSLSLSPGMGSECCVVVVVTVDMDLPANQCPQQNLDEEEDIEVILVPLNNLLKVSL
- the LOC128883212 gene encoding ADP-sugar pyrophosphatase-like isoform X2 codes for the protein MSSFSLPKETTSRIHKVETLLESEWLSCERVHYVDHRGNERTWERCIRTSPSTRKRLQEGKTKAITKETIGSQLSCPSAPSAAIIVPLSFSSRYRNEMNVLTADHLQVVLVKQFRPALNAYTLEFPAGLLDENESPLQTAIRELKEETGYTHHSILHVSPSLSLSPGMGSECCVVVVVTVDMDLPANQCPQQNLDEEEDIEVILVPLNNLLKCLAFRYCSVPMKTALLFLMGFTVSL